ATACCTATTGTCCCAATTGATCCAAACACCAAATTAACGTTTTGGTTGGTGGTGCGCGATCGTAATTTTGCCAACTATACCAATCTATCTCTGGATTCTTCCGGTGAGCGGATCTACTACTTTTCAAACCAGTGGGGAAACAGGTCAGGCGATCGCCTCTTTTTGACTCAACCACTCCAGTCTTACCAAGCTGGGGCGGAATATCCGTTGGGGCATTTGGTGATTTACCGTAATGGGCAGGAAAATATAACGCTGGAAGCTTCTCGATACCAAGCATCGGCAAGTCAAACCCCCAAGCTGAGCAATAGCAAGGAACTTGACCACAATTCCAACTTGGATGAGGCTAATCTCTCATCAAGCGATGCGGGGGAATGGAACCAGCTACCCAGTAGCCAGTATGTATCAACCAAAGATCACCTACCCCAGCAGGGCTTGTCCTACAAACAGTTCAGTTCTGGCGATAATATTCAGTTTTCATTAGTCAATCTGAATGGACAGGAAACATTCTCTCTGGCGATTCAGGTTCCTAAAGGTCATCCGGCGGGTGCAGCACTACCCATAAACCTGGACTTTACTGGGCAAGATCCTGGCTTCTATCGACTCCTGCTCAATAGCGATCAGATCGATCAATTTATTCTTTGCAATCCAATGGTCAGCCATGATGCTTTTGCCCTGATCGAGCTTTCCTTCAATCCATCCATATTGACATCTCCCTTTCGGCTCCTGGACCAAGAGACGCTTCACCCCAAAACCTATAGCATTCGTTTCAGAAACCGAGCAACCCATTGGCGTTATCACTACGATCGCCCACACGGTTTTACCATAGATAGTCTGCCCAGCAACCTCCAACTGATTGATGACAAAACCTATGTCACCAAACATCCTATTGGTCTTTGTCAACAGCCCAAACAACTTTTTACCGATGGCAACAGCAAAAAACTGCCAGCACCGCGCATGGCCACGATCAAACCGCTGATCGAATCGATACCCAATGGTAGCCGCAACATTACGGCAATTTTTTCAGATATCTACCTATAACCTAGCGAGTCACCTATTATGCCCAGCACCTATAAAACTCCAGGCGTTTACATTCAGGAAATTTCCAAGTTTCCCCCTTCAGTTGCTGAAGTTGAAACAGCCATACCTGCTTTCATTGGCTATACCCAAAAGGCAGTATTAAAAGGCATTGATCAATATGCCCAGAAAAAAAATCCAACCCCCACTGATGGCGGAGATCCTGTTACAGATACTGAAGATCCTGTTGCAGGTACGAATCCAATAATAGTAAGGATCTCATCTTTACTAGAATATGAGCAATTTTTTGGTAAGGCTGAGAATGAGCAAGGGATTGAGGTGAATGTGAGCGCAAGTGGAGAGGTGAGCGCAACGATCGACAATCCCTCACCCCATAACATGTATTATTCTCTCCAAGCCTATTTCGCCAACGGAGGAGGTCCCTGCTACATTGTCTCCATTGGCAAAACTTCTAGTAGTGCGATCGAGCAATCTGCATTAGCCAAGGGGCTTCAGGAGATTGAGCGAGAAGATGAAGTTACCCTGATTGTCTTACCAGAGAGTCTATCCCTCCAGATTGCAGAATCTGCGAGTCTTTATGATACAGCACTGAAACAATGCGATAAGTTGCAGGATCGCTTTGTAGTCATGGATGCCAAGCTGGATGCCCCTAGCGTTAGCATATTTAATGCCGCAGAGAGCTTTCGCAACGCAGGCATTGGTATTAATAATTTGAAGTATGGTGCAGCCTATGGCCCCCGCCTCGAAACTATTTTTGACTATGCCTATGCCGAAACAGACGTTAAGGTGATTGTGCCGGCGCTAAAAACAGAAAATGGGAAAGATATCCCGAATCCAGATGCAGAGCCGATCGAAAAGAACATGAGTGAGATCAATCCGACGACCACTAAAGATACCAAATATGGGCAATATTATCCCCAAGTGAAACAGGCCATTGGCAGTATTCCCGTGGTGTTGCCTGCAGCTCCCATTGTAGTCGGCGTTTATGCCGCTGTGGACAGCACGCGTGGGGTTTGGAAAGCGCCTGCCAATGTCAGCCTGAGTTCAGTCATTGGTCCCACCAGGAAAATCAGCAGTGAGGAGCAGGAAAACCTCAATCTTGATACTACAGGTAAGTCAATTAATGCGATTCGAGCTTTTACAGGAAAAGGAACCTTGATCTGGGGCGCGCGCACGCTGGCGGGTAATGATAATGAATGGCGTTATATCCCAGTGCGACGTTTTTTCAATATGGCTGAGGAGTCAATTAAGAAAGCCACTGAACAGTTTGTCTTCGAGCCAAACGATGCTAACACCTGGATCAAAGTGAAAGCGATGATCGAGAACTTCTTAACTCTGCAATGGCGAACCGGTGCACTGGCTGGAGCAAAGCCTGACCAGGCGTTCTATGTCAAAATTGGACTCAATGAGACCATGACTGCTTTAGATATTCTCGAAGGCCGTATGATTGTTGAAATTGGGATGGCAGTTGTGCGTCCAGCGGAATTTATCGTCCTTATGTTCTCCCACAAAATGCAAGAAAGTTGATCGCAATATTATTTGCTCTATATTACATCAACCTTACACAGTGTGTATTAGGGTGCGTATCACTTAATAAAATTCATCCTCATCTACTTATTCAATTCACTAACCCATCAAATTGTTATGGCCGAATATCCTTTACCCAAATTTCATTTCCAGGTTGAATGGGGTGGCTCCCGCCTGGGATTTACAGAAGTGTCCGGATTGGACATCGAGACAGAAGTAATCGAATATCGAGAAGGTAACATGCCGGAATACCATTCTCTTAAAATGCCAGGACGGCAAAAGTTCGGCAACATCACGATGAAGCGAGGAACCTTCAAAGGTGATGGTGATTTTGTTAAGTGGTGGAACACTGTTGCATTAAACACCATTGAGCGGCGCGATCTCACAGTCAGTTTGTTAAATGAGGCTCATGAGCCAGTGGTGGCATGGAAGATTAAGGCGGCATGGC
The sequence above is a segment of the Pseudanabaena sp. PCC 7367 genome. Coding sequences within it:
- a CDS encoding phage tail sheath family protein codes for the protein MPSTYKTPGVYIQEISKFPPSVAEVETAIPAFIGYTQKAVLKGIDQYAQKKNPTPTDGGDPVTDTEDPVAGTNPIIVRISSLLEYEQFFGKAENEQGIEVNVSASGEVSATIDNPSPHNMYYSLQAYFANGGGPCYIVSIGKTSSSAIEQSALAKGLQEIEREDEVTLIVLPESLSLQIAESASLYDTALKQCDKLQDRFVVMDAKLDAPSVSIFNAAESFRNAGIGINNLKYGAAYGPRLETIFDYAYAETDVKVIVPALKTENGKDIPNPDAEPIEKNMSEINPTTTKDTKYGQYYPQVKQAIGSIPVVLPAAPIVVGVYAAVDSTRGVWKAPANVSLSSVIGPTRKISSEEQENLNLDTTGKSINAIRAFTGKGTLIWGARTLAGNDNEWRYIPVRRFFNMAEESIKKATEQFVFEPNDANTWIKVKAMIENFLTLQWRTGALAGAKPDQAFYVKIGLNETMTALDILEGRMIVEIGMAVVRPAEFIVLMFSHKMQES
- a CDS encoding phage tail protein; its protein translation is MAEYPLPKFHFQVEWGGSRLGFTEVSGLDIETEVIEYREGNMPEYHSLKMPGRQKFGNITMKRGTFKGDGDFVKWWNTVALNTIERRDLTVSLLNEAHEPVVAWKIKAAWPIKVQSTDLKGDGNEAAIETIEIAHEGLNVEYI